TGTCTGCGCCTTTGTCATGGAATGAATATCGTTTGAGCCACCGTTGGTATTGGGCTCGCTTACAACAGCTTGTTTTTCTATCCATGTGGCTACGGCATCTGCAAATAAACCATATGTGTAAGGCGTGTGCTCTTGGGAAAGATTGGCTTCTGCAAGCTCTGTCCTTGTGGTATCACCGTCCTCTTTGATTACCACTGACGATATTTGAGCCTCATCTGAGTCGTTCAGATCTTCGAGATGCATTTCTCCTCCCTTCTTATTGAAAGCATAAATATCATTGAAGTGCCCATTGCCATCATCGTCGTCATAGTCGTGCATAAGCGCATCTCCCAGTTTATATTTTTTTAGTCTTTCCATTGTGGCCTTCGACGGTTCAGTTATGGCTATTACGCCTCCTTTGTCATAAACCTGTTTCACTTTCTCCAACATATCGCCATCAATGGTCAAGGCGGTTTCGTTGTCGAGAACCACCACCCTCACGCTATTGTCATTTATTGACACGTTCTTTGTCAGGCGGTTTACAAGAGCAGAACCTGCTTCCTTAAAATTGTTACCCAACACTGCCGTTGGCAAATTGAGCTTAACGGAAAGTTGATCGGTCTTTGGCAGGACTTCTCCTGTTGGTGCGTCAAGTTCTTCCCAAGATTCGCTATCATCAGAACATGAGCAACATAACGAAGTCAACATTACCAAACACAACACAGACTTTACAAAAAACTTCATTTTCATTCTTATATTATAGTTCATATTTTAAAGAATTAAATGATTAAAGAATTCACTGGCAGCCTTATCAAGATTTTCTGCCTATTTTAAGTTGAACGTAAATTTATTCTTATAGTCTCGATTCACACAGACCGTAGCCTTGCGCTGAGAAAGATTATACACCACCGACCACTGGGTATGGCTCGTAGGATTGCCCGGAGTTTCTGCCTGACTCACGCCATTGAGCAGATTCATGGCTCCTTCCTCAGACAACTGATTGTTGTTCTGCTTGATGACGAATTCCATCATGTCATAGCGGGTCTTGCCGTGGTTCGAGAGCTTCGGACCTTTATCAGAACATGCCATGGTTTCAGATACATAGAAGTTGCTGGCATAGCGCTTTTCTATCACCTCGCGGGTGTTTGGTAAGATGTCAGGATATTTAAAATAAGTTTTGCCATCCTCACCCGTATATTCATCGTCTATGTACATCTTGCTCTGATGATCCTTGTCATACACGAATTCTACGATGGCATAACGGCCCGTGGCATCTGCCATGTAGAAATGATAGTTGCCGTCGTTATCCGGTATCCAGAGGTCATATCCGTCCAGAATCTTGAGAGCTTCATCCACAGTTCTGGCATGATCCAACATCATGCGCAAGGCAACGGTTGTAGTCAATTTCTTTCCCGTACTAGCCTGCTGGGTCGGTTTGCCGTCGAGATGGAGCACGGAAACGGCAAAGCCAGCCTCGTTCATACCGTCCATCAGGAGATATGGGAATGCCATGATATAGGATAGGTCTTGCGTCTTATTCTTCTCAAACTCAGCCTTGTTATATAGGATGTAATGCCAGAGATCCTGTCGGTAACCTATCCAGTAGGCATCCACCATACTGATGGATTTCAGTCCGCCTTTGGGTGCCGTACGAACCAGGGCAGCTGCTATCGGTTCGTTATCATGGGAGTAATCAAAGTTGCGCCCCATCAGATAATCGCCCGTATCGGGTGTCGTCACGGCAAAGGCACTGCAGCCTGCATCCAGCTTAACCCTTGCCTTGAGCCAGGATGGCGTCTTGTCGCAGAGGGTTTTCAATACGGCACCAATCAGATGGGTGTTGTCGGTGAGATTGAATCCTGATATGGTAGGGAGTTTGTAATCCTCCGTATAGTCAAGATAGAAGAATCTTCCGTCTTTCAAGTCCTGGATAGACCTTACCATCTCCAGTTTCTTGGCATCGGTCAGCAGACTGGCCGGTACGTCCTGATAGTGAGCCTGGTTGTATACTTCTTCAGGGTCATCATCGCTGCACGAAGACACCATAACCATGAAGAAGGTAAAGCAGAAAGTTAAGCATGCAAACATTAGCCACTGAATGTGCTTGCTGTTGAAAGTATTGTTTCTTTTCATAATTAGTGATATTTAAGAGATGAATGATTCATTTTATTTTTCGATGCAAAAGTAATGGAAAATAAGGTTCGATATGGGAAAAACTACCCTGAAAAATACTGATTTTTTAGGAAAACGGGAAAAAATAACCTCAAAAACCGTCAAAATCACAGATTTTTATTATCTTTGCACAATAATAAAGCAATGCCAAGCAAAGCTAAGCAATGCAAGGTTATGCTAAGCAATTCATCTATCAATAATGAATATATCCCTACGGAGTATGAAAGCAAAGAACTCAATAAGAACCAAGTTACGCAGGTTGGGATTCTCCTTGCTGAAGAGGGAATCCAATTACCTCGATCGCCAGCGCCAGTGGCTTCTGGTATGTTTTGCCGTGATGCTTTATCTAGGCATCCTGTCTAATATCCTGGGGTTGTCGGGAGCCTTCGATCCATTTTTTACAGCATCTAACATCGTCTTTCTGGTAGTTGTGGTGTCCTCGTTCGCTGCCTATCTCTTGGGTAAGATAGGGGTGGTGAAAGGGATAACCTTCCTTGCAGTAGCAACCCAGGTTTTCATAGGCATGGATATTCTGTATAGTGCCTTCGTGCCTACATTGAAAGATAATACGATGGTAATTCTCATCAACATGCTCATTCTTGCCGGCAACATGTTTTTCTCGCTGGCAGCTTATCAGGCTCGTCTTACCCGCTGGCTGGTAGGCATAGCCTTGGGAGTTTATCTAGTCTGTGTGATAGTTACGGGCAATGAATCGCTGCGTAATTATTTCTTTATGATGCTGTTGATACTGCTGTTTATCAGTGTGCTGAGTCTGGGCATTGCCAGGAATGGCGAGTATCTGGTAAATGCCAATAAAATATTGCAGCGAGAAGAGGAGGAACTGCTCCAGGTGTTGAGAATCAACAAGAAGCAGATTAAGGCATACGTGGCATTGGCCAAGGAGCGGCATGATGTGAAGCTGACCGAGCATTTGCTGGATTTGCTGGGTGAGGCATCGCAGAAGAATGTGATAGATAATGTATTGCAGTATATTCAGACCCGGGAATTGAGCAAGCAGAATCTGGAGCGTGTTTTTCCGGAATTGAGTTCATCTGAGAGGGAAATCTGTTATCTCATTCTGCAGAATAAGAAGTTGAGTGAAATCGGTATCCTGCTCAATAAGACAGAATCCAATATCACCACCCAGCGTGGCAATATCCGAAAGAAGCTGGGGATGAATCCTTCTGATAATCTGCAGAAGGTATTGGAAAAGAGGATAAGGGAATGAAAGATTTTGCAGCAATAGATTTCGAAACGGCCAACCAGCAGCGTACAAGCGTCTGCTCGGTGGGCATTGTGATAGTGAGGGATGGTGAGATTGCAGACAGCTTCTACAGCCTCATCAAGCCCGAACCAGAATATTACTCTTATTGGAACACGCGGGTTCACGGGTTAACTCTGGAAGACACGATGAATGCGGATGTCTTCCCGAAAGTCTGGGCAGAGATTGCGCCCAAGATAGAAGGTCTGCCCCTGGTAGCCCACAATGCCTCCTTCGACGAAGGCTGCCTGAAGGCCGTATTCCAGACGTATCAGATGGAATACCCCGGCTATGAATTCCATTGCACCTGCCGTGCCTCCCGAAGAAAGCTGGGCTCTCTCCTACCCAACCATCAGCTCCAGACCGTAGCCGCCTATTGCGGTTACGACCTCACCATGCACCACAACGCCTTGGCAGATGCCGAAGCCTGTGCCTGGATAGCAAGAGAGCTGCTATAAATAACCACAAATTTCGTATGCTGCGAAAAAAATGTGGCAATATTGCCAAAAAATCTTCGCAAAGAGAATTAATAGTCTATATCTTGCCGATAAAGTATTAAAAAGCATAATTGCGGCAGAATATAAACTGGAAGGTTATAAGATGCCAAAGTCCTGGATGGAAGCGTTCTTCTTGCTTGAACAGTTGCTACAAGGCCAAGACAAGGGCGAACGGCAAGTCATATTCATTGACGAACTTCCATGGATGGATACCCCTCGTTCTGGATTTCTCCCAGCCTTCGAGAACTTCAGAAATGGCTGGTGTAGTGGTAGGGACAATATCATGCTTGTGGTTTGCGGTAGTGCTACTTCCTGGATTCTCAGTAATCTATCAAGAAGCAAAGGAGGACTCTACGGACGCTTGACTGCAGAAATCAAGTTCTCACCCTTCACCACCACTTTTTCCTTTACCTTTAGAAGCGATACCTATTTCCTACATAATACTTGATTTTTAACACATTACAATATTATAAAATTTCAAGCAAACATAGGTTGTTTAAGTTTGAGCGGAGCGTGCTTGTGAAATCACGCTCCGTTTTTATTTATTCCTTAGATATTAGATGACGGTGAGCCAGATTGCCTCGTCTCTCTCCCTCGCCTCAGTAATGCGGTCGATGAGGCGTTTCAGCCACTGTCGGGAGTTCACCACCATGCCCTTGTATTTGTTCTCCCCCACGAGGATGCAGCCCTGCGTGTCGTCGGGATAGTTGCCAGCGTGGATGCGGATGCCCTCGAAGTTTGGCACGCCTTGCACGAGGGGAAGCCACGTCTTGAATCGGGGCGACTTCGTGATGACCACTGGGTAAGAGCCTTCGGGGATAGCCGTCTTGCCTGGTATCTTGCGAGCCTTCTTGCCCGATTGTCGGCTGTATCGGGCATCCACCTCTTCGGGCTTCAAGTCGATGCCGAGAAGGTTGCGCCAAGTCGGCTCCAAGGTGTCGCAGAAGTAATACTCCTTGGTGAGTTGGCTCTCGTCCACCTCATAGTGGATGATTCGCTTGTCGCCCAAGCGTTTGCCTGGGAGGATTTCTCGTTGCACCACTGGCTTGCTATCAGCTCCCTTAGCACATGAATTCTTCACTCTTCCCTCTTCACTCTTCACTATAAAGAGTCTTCCGATGGTATAGGTGTTCTTCTTTGCTATTCGTTTCAAAATGATTTCCATTGTCGTTTATTGTTTTAAAAATTTCAACTTGCGGAAAATCGGACTGTCACTGTCACCGTCACCACTTTCCATCCTTGCCACATACCCACGATGCACCCATTGCTTCAAGGCATCCTTGATGCGCTTGCGGTCGTCGTTGTCGAAGCCTTGCGAACGGCGCACCTTCACGTAGTCGTCCTCGGTGAAGCTGTCGGGCAAGAGGGTGAGCAGGTTCTTCGGGCCATTAGGGGCCGTGCGAGAAACCTTGTCTTGCTCGCCGTCGGCATCGTATATCATCTGCCCGAAGAGTTTCAGCTTGCACCATAGGTCGTAACGCTCGCTCCAGCGGATGAAGTCCTCGATGCTCTTCTCCCATTTCATGCCATTAGCCACGTAGAGGACGCACGCCTTTAGGTAGGCAATGACATTGGCTCGGAAGCTAAGATTTTCAAAGACGTAGTTCTGGGAGAGCCTTGCGAACTCGGCGTTTTCCTCCACCAGTTTCTTGGCGAGTTTCATAGCCTGAGGGCAATCCACCAATCCACGAGCCTTTAGGAGGTTGTCGATGTAGGGCTTCAATTCCTCGTCGAAGGCGGCATCGTACGTGCCATAAATGGGCATCGCCGAACCGCACGGTCTGCGCTCGATGGTGGCGAAGCTGATGCGAGAGATGGGACCATCCGTCACCACTCTGCGGAAGTAGTCACGGCATTTCTTCGGGGTGCAACAGGCGTTCCAGTTGAAGCGAACCTTTACCGTTTCGGTCACTGATTGCACGCCCACACGGTCTTGACCGTAATTGCCGATGTCGAAGGCAAGCTCCATGATGCGGAAGTGCTGGTTGGTCTTGCCTTTGAGGGCATCGAAGAGGTTCAGCTCGTTTATCTTCGCATAAAGAAAATGGTTCTCCGCCTCTTTCATGCGCAATACAAAAGCAGGGTTCGTCATGTCGATGTTCACCTCTTGGATAACCAAGCCTTCGGGACGCTCTCGCTTGTCCTTGTTCGAGCCTTTACGGTTGCATTCGTCCTTCCAAGCTCGTTCACGCTCTCGTTGCTCGGCATCTCTCGCTCTTATATCAGCCATGATATGATTTATCGGCTGGGTGATGGATTCCTTTCCGCTTCCAGTCGGTGCGCAAAGGATGCTCATTAAGGTCGCCTCATGCTCCACGTTGCCGATGTAGCGGAAGCGTGTGTCGCAGAGGTGGGCGGCAAGGCTTGGAAACACGGCTTGCGATACGGCTGGCTGGTAAATGGTCGGGGTTCTGCTCACCAACAGCTTTATCAGCTTCGGCAATTTGCTTGGCATTTCGTGGATGCGATAGAAATAGCTTTCGGGGTTGCCGATGTCGCCGAAATCGTCCGTGTCGTAGTTGGCGGCTCTGCCTCGTGCTTGCTCGTCCTGGCAGAGGGAGATTGCCTTGCGAACGATGCTCGGCATTCGGTGGCTTTGCTTGCGGTTGCAGGCACTATCTACCGTAGCGTAGGCTCTCTGCTGCTCCTCGCCGAAGGTCGGGAGGATAGCCTTTATCCAGTCTCGATTGTCATCGCAGAGGTAGCGCAAGTAACACGACAGCGTGAAGATGAAGCTGTTGCGTGAGCCATGCTGAGGCTCGCCTCCCAATAGCTCAACCAGCTTCGAGGTTATCGACGAATATGGGATTCCGTCGTATTCCATCGGGAAGTTTTTCTCGGTCTCCATTCCGCCATTGCCTTGATTCCCTCCATTATCGCCGATATGATTATCATCAGAATGATTAGTATCAGCAGGTTGGGCATGCTCAGCAGGAGAGCCAAGAGAAACAGCAGGATTGCCATTGTTGCCCGAAAGTCGATTGTCTTTGTCGTTAGTGTCATTGTTGATTTGGGTGTTGATTTGATTGTTGTTTTGATTGTTGATTGATGAATTGTGTTCTTTGAATAGCTCGCCTTCGTTGATGTAGAGGATATACTCCTCTGGCACGATAAAGGAAGGTCTCGCCAAGTCCTTTACGCAAACGTCATAGTCCGCATCCTCCAGTTGCTCCGACATCCACTTCTGCGCCTGAGCCAAGTCCATGCCATCGGGAATCGTGAAGACGAGGCGCAAGCCCTCCAAGGATGGCGTTACATGCACCAAGAGGATTCTCTCCAAAGCACTTGGATTCTTCACTCTTAGTTCTTCACTCTTCACTTCCCAATATCCCTTGGGATTTGGGATATGGTCTTTGTCATAGATGCTCAGTCCGCTCGGTATGGCGTCAGCGTTGAGGCGGCGACCATTCTTGAATGTGGCGTGGGGCGTGAGGATAGGGAGCTGGCTCTTCAGCTGAGTCTTCATCGCATCATAGTCCTCCTGGCAGATTTCGCCACGGCGCTTGCGTTCGAGTGCGTCCTCAATCTGCGCGCAAACGTCCTTCACCCGGCTACTCTGGATAGCTTGGTGGAAAAGCTCGGGGGTGCAGACCTGCACCCCTCGGCTTCTTACGCTCTGTGATATTCCAAACATTTTCAATGTATTTTCGATTAAAAAGTTCTTTTACCTTTTTATTTTTTTACCCTTTTACCTTTCTAATGTCCTGCACCAAGATGTCTTGGAACACCTGTCCTTGATACTCGTGGGTCTGAAAGCGGAGCTTCACGATAACCAACTCATCGGCATAGAGCTTAATCTGTGCGTTGTTGCCGAGCATCGCTGCCGCAAACTGGTTCTCATACTTGCCTCCGAACTCCTGCAACACGATGTTGCACTTAGCGAGCTTTCCGCCCTCGCTCTTCTGTGAATCAACAAGGAAGGTCTCTCCCTGCTTCACTACTCTCATGATTTTTGTTTCCATCTTTCGTTAATGTTAAATGAGTAATGTTAAGTGTTTACTGCTTATGGATAAAAATAAGGCAGAATGTTTTTTACCTTTTTACCTTTTGGTGAATGAACTTGCGCCCCTTCTCCGTCCACACGAGATACATCCTCGTACAGACGGTATCCCTTCCGACAAACAAGTCGAAGTGCGTGCGGCTCTTCGCCAGCCCACGGTGAGCATACTCCGCATACAGCATGTACTGTCCACTCTGGTAGTACTGCACACGCTCTGCGCAGAGCAGTCGGTTCAGTTCCTGCGCCGTCATGCCCAGCTCCTTGGCTATCTGCGTGGTGGTGTAGCAGGATATACTGTCCAGCACATTGTCGGCGTAGAGAGCCTTCGGCAGCAGGCGGTCGATTTCCGTCTCTTGCTCGGCAAGTTGCTTGTTCTTTTGTCCTAAGAGCATATTCTGCTCACGGATGAGCTTGTCCTTCTGCTCCAAGGTCGCTTTCAGCACTTCCTCGGCACGGCGGCGGATGTCCTCGTCGGTGTCTCCCTCGTGGGTGAGGATGTATCCACCATGCTTGCGGATGGAAGGAAGCACCTCTCCACATACCCAGTCTTGGAATGGCTCAGCCATCGGTTTGGTGGAGCGCATAATCAAGCGATAGAGGTTTTGCTCGGAGATGAAGGTGAGGTTGTCCATGAAAGCTATGGTCTTGCCATGTTTGTTGGTGAGTTCTGAACGTACCTCAAAAATTTTGATGCCCGTTGCTTTCAGCTTTCTCTTCGCCATGCTCGTGTTGTTGAGTTTCAAAACCTTGCAGATGTCCACGAGGCAGAAGAGAGGTTCATCACTCGTCCCCGTCACTCGGATTTCGCCGAACTGAGGATGCTTGAACACTTGAATCTTAAAATCCTTTGTTGTCATAATCCTATGAATTAAAAATGTTGTTCAACTTTACTTTCCCGAAAAGCCTTTGGCGATTCCTCGCCTCGACTTTCGTCATTCTCATAGGATGCTCTCTGTGTAAAATGGAGTCTAATTCCTTTCTCCCTCTCTGCGCGCTGAAATATATAGAGGAAAGAGAACTTCCTTAGGCACCAAAACAAAAAAAGCACCCGAAACCAAGAACCATCATTCCACAGATGGTTTCTGATTTCGAGTGCAAAGGTATAAGGGGTGTAGGGGGTGTGTAGGCCTACACCGAGAAATATTTTCAAAAAGTTTCTATCTGTACGGTTGAAACGGGCTGAAAGCCCAAAAGCTCCTAGCCCAGGGCATCGCCCTGGGTATAATAGCAATCAGTAATACGCCCTGTAAGGGCAAAAGCTTTGTTATAGTTTGGATCTTTAAAGCTTTTGCCCTTACAGGGCGACAGGTTTTCGTTCATGATTACCCAGGGTGATGCCCTGGGCTAGGAGCTTCTGCCCTTTCAGGGCGTATTGGGTAATTTCAACCGTACAGGTAGAAAAGTTTTGATTACGGCACGAAAGTCCCGAAAGAGGGTTACAAGGCTTTCAGCGAGAAAGCATAGTCGTAATCTATACGAGCGTGGCTTGCGATGTTGTCGAGCCAAGCCGACTCCTTGTGGCTGATTTCCGAGATGGTGCTTGGCGTGTCGTTCTTGAAAGCCTCATACACCGCTTCAAGACAGCCCTGCTCTTCCTCGCTGAGGCTTGCCGTGTCAAACTCCAACGTTGATACCAACTTGCTGCCGCTGTTGCCGTTCTTGCTTTCGATAGGCACTTGCTCGATGTCATCTACCAGACTATATACCCTGTCCCAACGCTCAGGCACAGGTCCGTATGGTGCAGCCTTGAACACCAAGCCTGTCAAGCCCATCCCCCTGCGGCGGTAAGAAAGGAAGTCGGCGTAGAAGAGCAACTTGTTCATCTGGGTGACGAACACGCCGCCAAACTTCTCGATGAAGAAGAGCATCGCATTCTTCAGTTTGCTCATCGAAGGCAAGGCGTAACCGTTCCATCGGGTTCTACCGTCAGTGGTGAACACCAGTTGCCTGATAATCTTATCGGTAGCGGACTCCTCCTCGGCTTCCTCCACGCACAGCATAATCTTGTCGTATTCCTCCGTACTCAGCACGTTCTTGGTAGCCTCCACGAAGGTGGCGAACACCGTAGGCACCTGAATGGTCTTCAATATCCTGCCGTTGGTGAGGCTCGGCATGTCGCCGTTCTCGTACAGGCGATACTGGTTCTCGCCGAAACCAAGTATCTGCGACATCTTGGTGGCGGACAGTCCGTACTTCTTGCGTATGCCTCTGATTTCGTCGGCGAAAGGGATGCCATACTTGGTGCGATACTGGTTGTACACCTGCATCGTATTGGCGGTATCCATCTCGGTGGTAGTAAACAATTCGCCTGTATCTACACACTGATAGCTGAGAAAAGTATATTCGAACTTCTCTTTTCTGAAGACTGCGGTTCTTCTCTCGGAGTGCAGCCTTGCCTCTCCTCCTGTAAATGGACTTCTCATCATTGTTTACTTGAATTGATATGTTAGTTTGTACTCGGCGATATGGAAAGAGATGCACACGGCACTGCTGCCAGTGAACCCCATCGAAATCTTGATATACACATCTTGCGATTTCACTTTCTTTCCAAACACCCACATGTCTGCCACCTTGTTGAGCGTGTCTTCCAAGGGACCTTCCACGAAATCCCCCACCTCCAGGTTCATGACGATTTCCAGTCGCTTGAGGGCGGTGATTTCCAAGTCCAAGAGGGCTTGCTGGTTCTTGCCTCTGTCGTCACGGAACACTACGCCGAAGACCTTGGCCTTGTCCTTAAAACGCTTCAAGAATAGCGAGACTTCATCTTCTTTCTTCATTTTATTATTGTTTGCGCTGCAAAATTACACTAATTAGTTGGAATATCAAAATATTTTCCATAATATTTCAACTTTATCATTGCTTTAGTCGCTATTGGCATTCATTCCTCCGCATCATTCCTCAACCTGCCAGCCACTCTCTTGCACACTGGCTCCAGCACGTCGGCGGCAACGATGGAGTCCTTTCTTGCCTGAGGTGTCTCGATGCCGTCCTTGGCGAGCTGCATGATGGTCTGTCGGATGCTCTCCTTGCTGCGCCCCGTGAGGCGGCTCAGAAACTGAGCAAGCTGCTTCTGGTTGGTGAAATCGGGCGAGAGCGAGATGTCGAGCAATCCTGCCATCATGATGACCACCTGGCGGTTGGAAAGCTGGCCAGCGTTCGCACCTTCGCTTTCCGAATCAAGAGCATCCTCACCAAAAGGCTTCCCAGTGAAAGTATCTGATGCACCGCCTTTCTTCTTTTCTTCGCTATGAAAGGTTTGGCTAATCTTGGTTCCCTCAGGGCTGACGGTGATAATTGAGTGAGAGTTGTCGATAAACTGCGCTCCCTGTTCATTCGTGAATTGATTGATTTGTGCCATGACTTATTGAATATTTGTATGTTCAAGTTTTGGAGCAAGTTTGGATGTAGAAAGTCCCTGCTTGGCGATAACCTCCGCCAAGGCTTGGCTGTCAATGTTGCTGTCGGAGAAGTCGAGGTATGAAGCTCCTGATTGGTTGGTGAAATGCTCGATGCTTGTCTGGTGAATGACTGGTTGCCGTCTTTGCTCTGCCTCGT
This is a stretch of genomic DNA from Segatella hominis. It encodes these proteins:
- a CDS encoding carcinine hydrolase/isopenicillin-N N-acyltransferase family protein, translated to MKRNNTFNSKHIQWLMFACLTFCFTFFMVMVSSCSDDDPEEVYNQAHYQDVPASLLTDAKKLEMVRSIQDLKDGRFFYLDYTEDYKLPTISGFNLTDNTHLIGAVLKTLCDKTPSWLKARVKLDAGCSAFAVTTPDTGDYLMGRNFDYSHDNEPIAAALVRTAPKGGLKSISMVDAYWIGYRQDLWHYILYNKAEFEKNKTQDLSYIMAFPYLLMDGMNEAGFAVSVLHLDGKPTQQASTGKKLTTTVALRMMLDHARTVDEALKILDGYDLWIPDNDGNYHFYMADATGRYAIVEFVYDKDHQSKMYIDDEYTGEDGKTYFKYPDILPNTREVIEKRYASNFYVSETMACSDKGPKLSNHGKTRYDMMEFVIKQNNNQLSEEGAMNLLNGVSQAETPGNPTSHTQWSVVYNLSQRKATVCVNRDYKNKFTFNLK
- a CDS encoding helix-turn-helix transcriptional regulator; amino-acid sequence: MKAKNSIRTKLRRLGFSLLKRESNYLDRQRQWLLVCFAVMLYLGILSNILGLSGAFDPFFTASNIVFLVVVVSSFAAYLLGKIGVVKGITFLAVATQVFIGMDILYSAFVPTLKDNTMVILINMLILAGNMFFSLAAYQARLTRWLVGIALGVYLVCVIVTGNESLRNYFFMMLLILLFISVLSLGIARNGEYLVNANKILQREEEELLQVLRINKKQIKAYVALAKERHDVKLTEHLLDLLGEASQKNVIDNVLQYIQTRELSKQNLERVFPELSSSEREICYLILQNKKLSEIGILLNKTESNITTQRGNIRKKLGMNPSDNLQKVLEKRIRE
- a CDS encoding 3'-5' exonuclease, with the protein product MKDFAAIDFETANQQRTSVCSVGIVIVRDGEIADSFYSLIKPEPEYYSYWNTRVHGLTLEDTMNADVFPKVWAEIAPKIEGLPLVAHNASFDEGCLKAVFQTYQMEYPGYEFHCTCRASRRKLGSLLPNHQLQTVAAYCGYDLTMHHNALADAEACAWIARELL
- a CDS encoding DUF5675 family protein gives rise to the protein MEIILKRIAKKNTYTIGRLFIVKSEEGRVKNSCAKGADSKPVVQREILPGKRLGDKRIIHYEVDESQLTKEYYFCDTLEPTWRNLLGIDLKPEEVDARYSRQSGKKARKIPGKTAIPEGSYPVVITKSPRFKTWLPLVQGVPNFEGIRIHAGNYPDDTQGCILVGENKYKGMVVNSRQWLKRLIDRITEARERDEAIWLTVI
- a CDS encoding BT4734/BF3469 family protein, which translates into the protein MFGISQSVRSRGVQVCTPELFHQAIQSSRVKDVCAQIEDALERKRRGEICQEDYDAMKTQLKSQLPILTPHATFKNGRRLNADAIPSGLSIYDKDHIPNPKGYWEVKSEELRVKNPSALERILLVHVTPSLEGLRLVFTIPDGMDLAQAQKWMSEQLEDADYDVCVKDLARPSFIVPEEYILYINEGELFKEHNSSINNQNNNQINTQINNDTNDKDNRLSGNNGNPAVSLGSPAEHAQPADTNHSDDNHIGDNGGNQGNGGMETEKNFPMEYDGIPYSSITSKLVELLGGEPQHGSRNSFIFTLSCYLRYLCDDNRDWIKAILPTFGEEQQRAYATVDSACNRKQSHRMPSIVRKAISLCQDEQARGRAANYDTDDFGDIGNPESYFYRIHEMPSKLPKLIKLLVSRTPTIYQPAVSQAVFPSLAAHLCDTRFRYIGNVEHEATLMSILCAPTGSGKESITQPINHIMADIRARDAEQRERERAWKDECNRKGSNKDKRERPEGLVIQEVNIDMTNPAFVLRMKEAENHFLYAKINELNLFDALKGKTNQHFRIMELAFDIGNYGQDRVGVQSVTETVKVRFNWNACCTPKKCRDYFRRVVTDGPISRISFATIERRPCGSAMPIYGTYDAAFDEELKPYIDNLLKARGLVDCPQAMKLAKKLVEENAEFARLSQNYVFENLSFRANVIAYLKACVLYVANGMKWEKSIEDFIRWSERYDLWCKLKLFGQMIYDADGEQDKVSRTAPNGPKNLLTLLPDSFTEDDYVKVRRSQGFDNDDRKRIKDALKQWVHRGYVARMESGDGDSDSPIFRKLKFLKQ
- a CDS encoding phage antirepressor is translated as MTTKDFKIQVFKHPQFGEIRVTGTSDEPLFCLVDICKVLKLNNTSMAKRKLKATGIKIFEVRSELTNKHGKTIAFMDNLTFISEQNLYRLIMRSTKPMAEPFQDWVCGEVLPSIRKHGGYILTHEGDTDEDIRRRAEEVLKATLEQKDKLIREQNMLLGQKNKQLAEQETEIDRLLPKALYADNVLDSISCYTTTQIAKELGMTAQELNRLLCAERVQYYQSGQYMLYAEYAHRGLAKSRTHFDLFVGRDTVCTRMYLVWTEKGRKFIHQKVKR
- a CDS encoding type II toxin-antitoxin system antitoxin SocA domain-containing protein, which codes for MMRSPFTGGEARLHSERRTAVFRKEKFEYTFLSYQCVDTGELFTTTEMDTANTMQVYNQYRTKYGIPFADEIRGIRKKYGLSATKMSQILGFGENQYRLYENGDMPSLTNGRILKTIQVPTVFATFVEATKNVLSTEEYDKIMLCVEEAEEESATDKIIRQLVFTTDGRTRWNGYALPSMSKLKNAMLFFIEKFGGVFVTQMNKLLFYADFLSYRRRGMGLTGLVFKAAPYGPVPERWDRVYSLVDDIEQVPIESKNGNSGSKLVSTLEFDTASLSEEEQGCLEAVYEAFKNDTPSTISEISHKESAWLDNIASHARIDYDYAFSLKAL
- a CDS encoding toxin, encoding MKKEDEVSLFLKRFKDKAKVFGVVFRDDRGKNQQALLDLEITALKRLEIVMNLEVGDFVEGPLEDTLNKVADMWVFGKKVKSQDVYIKISMGFTGSSAVCISFHIAEYKLTYQFK